One stretch of Euphorbia lathyris chromosome 7, ddEupLath1.1, whole genome shotgun sequence DNA includes these proteins:
- the LOC136201271 gene encoding protein PSK SIMULATOR 2-like → MKELLIIAAADKREEFDVFAGEVIRFGDHCKDPQWHNLDRYFSKLDSEYSNDKQPRAETEMTVKELTNLAQHTSELYHELHALDRFEQDYQQKLEEVESLHLPKKGESLTILLSELKQQRKLVRSLKKKSLWSKNLEEVTEKLVDIVTYLHQAILDAFGHNGVRLAKEEHGKNGQRLGVAGLALHYANVINQIDNIASRPTSLPPNTRDNLYHGLPTVVKTTLRSRIQMLENKEELTVAQVKAEIEKTLHWLVPVATNTNKAHQGFGWVGEWANTGSEFGKNTTTQNNLIRLQTLYHADKQKADMYILELVTLLHRLIDLVRHRDHGLKTAPFRSPTRKGLVFHTKMQKLLSLNRGTTTYSIQLSRDDKDLLQKVCRRRLVPGISKSQEFSKRRDKVKTLSRSTGSSPAREIGSRKYLEHPNILDIMDGLDSM, encoded by the exons ATGAAGGAGCTGCTAATTATTGCTGCAGCTGACAAAAG GGAGGAATTTGATGTTTTTGCTGGAGAAGTGATTCGGTTTGGAGATCATTGTAAAGACCCACAGTGGCACAACCTGGATCGATATTTTTCAAA ATTAGATTCAGAATATTCCAATGATAAACAACCTAGAGCGGAGACAGAAATGACAGTGAAAGAGCTAACTAACCTGGCCCAGCATACTTCG GAGTTATATCACGAATTGCATGCTTTGGACAGATTTGAACAAGATTATCAGCAAAAGCTTGAAGAAGTAGAGTCCTTGCACCTACCGAAAAAAG GAGAGAGTCTCACGATTTTACTAAGTGAGCTAAAACAACAAAGAAAGCTTGTAAGGAGCTTGAAAAAGAAATCTCTATGGTCTAAGAATTTGGAGGAG GTCACGGAGAAGCTTGTTGATATTGTAACCTACTTACACCAAGCTATCTTGGATGCCTTTGGACACAATG GTGTTAGATTGGCTAAAGAGGAGCACGGTAAGAATGGGCAAAGGTTAGGTGTAGCTGGTCTTGCACTGCATTATGCTAATGTCATCAACCAGATTGACAACATT GCATCTCGTCCCACCTCCTTGCCTCCGAATACAAGAGACAATTTATATCATGGGTTACCAACTGTTGTTAAGACAACTCTTCGTTCCCGAATACAGATGCTTGAGAATAAGGAAGAG CTTACGGTAGCTCAAGTGAAAGCGGAAATCGAAAAGACTCTCCACTGGCTGGTACCTGTTGCCACCAATACGAACAA AGCACATCAAGGTTTCGGGTGGGTCGGAGAATGGGCTAATACCGG AAGCGAATTCGGCAAGAACACAACGACACAGAACAACCTGATCCGCCTGCAGACACTATACCATGCTGATAAACAGAAGGCTGATATGTACATTCTGGAACTCGTGACATTACTTCATCGCTTGATAGACTTAGTACGGCATAGAGATCATGGCTTGAAAACAGCGCCTTTCCGTTCACCAACTCGTAAGGGACTGGTTTTCCATACCAAGATGCAGAAACTTTTATCACTCAACCGCGGTACTACAACGTACAGCATTCAACTATCTCGAGACGACAAAGATTTGTTACAGAAGGTGTGCCGGAGGAGATTGGTTCCGGGAATAAGCAAGAGTCAGGAATTTTCCAAGAGAAGAGACAAAGTGAAGACATTGAGCCGGAGCACAGGAAGCTCTCCGGCTAGGGAGATTGGTTCAAGAAAATACTTGGAACACCCAAATATTTTGGATATTATGGATGGCTTGGATTCTATGTAA